The following coding sequences lie in one Synechococcus sp. PCC 7336 genomic window:
- the nthA gene encoding nitrile hydratase subunit alpha, with protein MSIPGDERFSYDTNRELKSAAKVRALEALLIEKGIIGGETVNKVLQYFDSQMGPFNGAKLVARAWVDPEFKQRLIEDCNAVCAELDLPTGMSGAEGEHMRVAENTPSVHNLINCTLCSCYPWPTLGLPPYWYKDPTFRARAAREPRAVLKEFGLDLDDSVQIRVWDSSGQIRWWVLPERPAGTEHMREEELAALVTPESMMGVAKVKAP; from the coding sequence ATGTCTATTCCAGGAGATGAGCGTTTTAGCTACGATACTAATCGCGAGCTTAAAAGTGCTGCAAAAGTTAGAGCATTGGAAGCTCTTTTGATTGAGAAAGGTATCATCGGCGGCGAAACGGTCAATAAAGTTTTGCAATACTTCGATTCCCAGATGGGGCCGTTCAATGGAGCAAAACTGGTTGCCCGAGCCTGGGTCGATCCAGAGTTTAAGCAGCGCTTAATTGAAGATTGCAATGCTGTTTGTGCAGAGCTCGACCTTCCAACCGGTATGTCTGGAGCAGAAGGCGAACACATGCGGGTGGCTGAGAATACCCCTTCGGTGCATAACTTAATTAACTGTACGCTATGTTCTTGCTACCCTTGGCCCACCCTAGGGCTCCCTCCATACTGGTATAAAGACCCAACCTTTCGAGCGAGAGCGGCCCGCGAACCCAGAGCCGTGCTCAAAGAGTTTGGCCTCGATTTGGATGACTCAGTGCAGATTCGAGTGTGGGATAGCAGCGGACAAATCCGCTGGTGGGTCTTGCCCGAACGACCTGCGGGCACAGAGCATATGAGGGAAGAGGAACTGGCTGCTCTGGTAACGCCGGAGTCCATGATGGGTGTGGCGAAGGTAAAGGCTCCCTAG
- a CDS encoding nitrile hydratase accessory protein translates to MFTQFEHFAASSLMGSEEALPRENGQLAFNRSWEQVAFALAIALSKKGYYEWEEFRQNLIDTIREWESDHDLDDPTWDYYQRWYAVLEKLALESGAIDRAELEEKVAILLACEPIHEE, encoded by the coding sequence ATGTTTACTCAATTCGAACACTTTGCGGCTTCTAGCCTGATGGGTTCTGAGGAAGCTCTACCCCGCGAGAATGGCCAGCTTGCCTTTAATCGCAGTTGGGAACAAGTTGCATTTGCCCTGGCGATCGCCCTCTCTAAAAAGGGCTATTACGAATGGGAAGAGTTTCGTCAGAATCTGATCGACACGATTCGCGAGTGGGAGTCAGACCATGACTTGGACGATCCAACTTGGGATTACTACCAACGCTGGTATGCGGTCCTAGAGAAGTTAGCGTTGGAGTCGGGCGCGATCGATCGGGCAGAACTTGAGGAGAAGGTCGCAATCCTGTTAGCCTGCGAGCCTATCCACGAGGAATAG
- a CDS encoding DUF2188 domain-containing protein, giving the protein MRYNKRHTVKHPRASTVSKTGRHVVPSLKGGWAVRKSGAERATRVFDTQKAAEKFARDLAKKEHAELYIHRKDGTIRQRDSYGQDPHPPRG; this is encoded by the coding sequence ATGCGCTACAATAAGCGACACACCGTGAAGCATCCAAGGGCATCGACCGTGAGCAAGACTGGAAGACACGTAGTTCCTAGCCTGAAGGGCGGTTGGGCCGTACGGAAATCGGGTGCTGAGCGGGCCACACGCGTCTTCGACACCCAGAAGGCCGCGGAAAAATTCGCGCGAGACCTTGCTAAGAAGGAACACGCAGAGCTGTACATCCACCGTAAGGATGGAACTATCCGCCAAAGAGATAGCTACGGCCAGGATCCCCATCCGCCGCGGGGCTAA
- the rppA gene encoding two-component system response regulator RppA → MRILLVDDEVELTDSLAQLFAREGYEVDVAYDGRGALALLETHSSVTDSPYDLIVLDWMLPHHSGLELCQRVRTACGATPVLFLTAKDTLDDRVEGLDAGADDYLVKPFELRELMARVRAQLRRSQSSPTTVPTPQRLQVEDLELDRDNRMAYRQGKAIALSEKEFQLLDYFMTHPGQLLGREQIYRHLWPDEEKPSSNVLAAQVKLLRRKLEGQKKRSRPLIQSVYGKGYRFGSQPAASE, encoded by the coding sequence ATGCGAATTCTGCTGGTGGATGACGAAGTGGAATTAACCGACTCGCTGGCACAGTTATTTGCCCGCGAAGGGTATGAAGTGGATGTGGCCTACGACGGTCGAGGGGCTCTGGCATTGCTCGAAACCCATTCCTCCGTCACCGATTCGCCCTACGACCTGATTGTGCTCGATTGGATGTTGCCCCATCACTCGGGCTTGGAGTTGTGTCAGCGCGTGCGGACGGCGTGCGGAGCGACTCCCGTGCTGTTTCTGACCGCAAAGGATACCCTCGACGATCGCGTCGAAGGGCTGGATGCCGGAGCGGATGACTATTTAGTCAAGCCCTTCGAATTGCGGGAGTTGATGGCGCGGGTGAGGGCACAACTGCGGCGATCGCAGTCCTCTCCAACTACAGTTCCAACCCCGCAGCGATTGCAGGTGGAGGATCTGGAGCTCGATCGCGACAATCGCATGGCGTACCGACAAGGCAAAGCGATCGCCCTGTCTGAAAAGGAATTTCAACTGCTGGACTATTTCATGACTCATCCCGGTCAACTGCTCGGTCGCGAGCAGATCTATCGGCATTTATGGCCGGATGAGGAGAAACCGAGTAGTAATGTGTTGGCTGCTCAAGTGAAGTTATTGCGGCGCAAGCTTGAAGGGCAGAAAAAGCGATCGCGCCCTCTAATCCAGTCGGTGTATGGCAAAGGCTATCGGTTTGGCTCTCAACCTGCCGCGTCTGAATAA
- a CDS encoding Uma2 family endonuclease, which produces MVLELPTVTVDDYHRRIDAGAFVDRRVELLQGQIVDMPPERPIHASTYRKALRYLQQLLGERAEVLPATPIDLSETDSEPEPDLTIAQSPLERYDDRHPTPADIYWVVEISNTTLEYDLEQKARTYARAQLREYWVADVQAKVLWVHRQPSAGRYRSKTSLQAGIVVPLAFPDLEVSVKQLLS; this is translated from the coding sequence ATGGTATTGGAACTGCCGACTGTGACCGTAGACGACTACCACCGCAGGATTGATGCGGGAGCTTTTGTCGATCGCCGGGTCGAATTACTGCAGGGCCAGATCGTAGACATGCCTCCCGAAAGACCGATTCATGCATCTACATATCGAAAAGCCTTGAGGTATTTGCAGCAATTGCTAGGAGAGCGCGCTGAAGTCTTACCTGCAACCCCGATCGACCTGAGCGAAACAGATTCAGAGCCAGAGCCCGACTTGACAATTGCGCAGTCCCCTTTGGAACGCTACGACGATCGCCATCCAACCCCTGCGGACATCTATTGGGTGGTGGAGATTTCTAATACAACGCTCGAATACGATCTGGAGCAGAAGGCACGAACGTATGCCCGGGCTCAGTTGAGAGAATACTGGGTGGCTGACGTGCAGGCCAAAGTATTGTGGGTTCACCGCCAACCTTCAGCAGGTCGATACCGCAGTAAAACGTCCTTACAAGCAGGGATCGTTGTACCCCTGGCTTTTCCAGATCTCGAAGTTTCAGTGAAGCAGTTGCTAAGCTGA
- a CDS encoding GNAT family N-acetyltransferase — MTLGQPLFRVTRSLDETIAVLAVRAIVFIEEQNCPYEIEVDGRDWSSTHILGEIDAEPFAAGRIRFFSHYAKLERLAIRKAYRGRGYGSQLLEFMMSVARDRSFPSLKLHAQVQTTEFYRKHGFVARGEVFREANIDHLLMVCGQLADDGE, encoded by the coding sequence TTGACGTTGGGACAGCCGCTGTTTCGGGTGACTCGTAGTTTAGACGAGACGATCGCTGTTTTGGCAGTGAGGGCGATCGTGTTTATCGAGGAGCAAAACTGCCCCTATGAGATTGAAGTGGACGGTCGAGATTGGTCGTCCACTCATATCTTGGGGGAAATCGATGCAGAGCCGTTTGCGGCAGGACGGATTCGGTTTTTCAGCCATTACGCCAAGTTAGAGCGCTTGGCGATTCGCAAAGCGTATCGCGGGCGAGGATATGGCTCTCAACTCTTGGAGTTTATGATGTCAGTAGCTCGCGATCGCAGTTTTCCCAGCCTAAAACTGCACGCACAGGTGCAGACAACAGAGTTTTATCGCAAGCACGGTTTTGTGGCACGAGGGGAAGTCTTTCGAGAAGCCAATATCGACCACCTGTTGATGGTCTGCGGCCAGTTGGCGGACGATGGGGAGTAG
- a CDS encoding prohibitin family protein has translation MRPPFSPGKNLPTPQFNLLPWLLVLLAALVVIPRCLLIVQPGYEAVVFNRLVGTEMAPRREGIHILIPVLQFPVLYDVRTQTYNMTSQSEERSMRVADSLAALTADGQRVDLDISVRYRINPERVAVLHQAVGPDYLNKIIRPASQAVVRNVIARFSAIGVYSGQRAEIQDQIQAELAGLMADEGLLLQSLLLRNVEFSREFQSAIEAKQIAEQEKQREVYRVEQAKLIAQRVIVKAEGEAQSIRLKGEALQKNPDVIQLEYVRNLPDGVKTVVSDQNTILNFGDFLQDSTR, from the coding sequence ATGCGTCCTCCCTTTTCGCCCGGAAAAAATTTACCAACCCCACAGTTCAATCTGCTGCCTTGGCTGCTGGTGCTGCTAGCCGCGTTGGTGGTCATCCCCCGCTGCCTCCTGATCGTGCAACCCGGTTATGAAGCAGTGGTGTTCAATCGCTTGGTGGGCACCGAGATGGCCCCCCGCAGAGAAGGCATCCACATCCTGATTCCGGTGCTGCAATTTCCGGTACTCTACGACGTGCGCACCCAAACTTACAACATGACCTCCCAAAGTGAGGAGCGCAGCATGCGGGTAGCCGATTCCCTTGCGGCTCTGACTGCTGACGGGCAGCGGGTGGATCTGGATATATCGGTGCGCTACCGCATTAATCCCGAACGCGTCGCCGTGCTGCATCAAGCCGTCGGTCCCGACTATTTGAATAAAATCATCCGCCCAGCCTCGCAGGCAGTGGTGCGTAACGTGATTGCGCGCTTTTCGGCCATTGGGGTGTATTCCGGGCAGCGGGCCGAGATTCAAGACCAAATCCAGGCGGAGTTAGCAGGGTTGATGGCGGATGAGGGCCTGTTACTGCAGAGTTTGCTGTTGCGCAATGTAGAATTCTCCCGCGAGTTTCAATCGGCGATCGAGGCGAAGCAGATTGCGGAACAGGAGAAACAGCGAGAGGTCTATCGAGTGGAGCAGGCCAAGCTGATTGCCCAGCGGGTCATCGTCAAGGCGGAAGGGGAAGCCCAATCGATTCGGCTTAAGGGAGAGGCGCTCCAGAAAAACCCCGACGTAATTCAGTTGGAGTACGTGCGCAATCTGCCGGATGGTGTCAAGACGGTGGTAAGCGACCAAAATACCATTCTGAATTTTGGCGATTTCCTACAAGATTCAACTCGCTAG